The following proteins are encoded in a genomic region of Stutzerimonas stutzeri:
- a CDS encoding inositol monophosphatase family protein: MTSESTASHIDIDARYASAKALALEAAEMGMAFYRRREALTVEHKGDDLQDVVSIADKQIEAFIRERLSQRFPEDGFLGEESGSADLGARCVWVIDPIDGTACFVNGLHNWCVSIGLLIDGEPHLGAIADPNHNELFHGCLGKGAFVNDTRLSVSSATHVGQGVTATGTFHPRGKEHFIPFMEKLLAEGGMFFRNGSGALMTAYVAAGRLLGYYETELKSWDCMAGLVLVKEAGGRVNDFFRNDGLLKGNPYLVACPGVYPQLAEMIGPSLDA, encoded by the coding sequence ATGACTTCGGAATCCACCGCTTCCCACATCGATATCGACGCACGTTACGCCAGCGCCAAAGCCCTTGCGCTCGAGGCAGCGGAGATGGGCATGGCGTTCTACCGCCGGCGCGAAGCGCTGACGGTCGAGCACAAGGGCGACGACTTGCAGGACGTGGTCAGCATCGCCGACAAGCAGATCGAAGCCTTTATCCGTGAACGATTGAGCCAGCGCTTCCCTGAAGACGGCTTTCTCGGCGAGGAGAGCGGCTCGGCCGATCTCGGCGCGCGTTGCGTCTGGGTCATCGACCCGATCGATGGCACCGCCTGCTTCGTCAACGGACTGCACAACTGGTGCGTCTCCATCGGTCTGCTGATCGACGGCGAACCGCATCTGGGCGCCATCGCCGACCCGAACCACAACGAGCTGTTCCATGGCTGTCTGGGCAAGGGCGCCTTCGTCAACGACACGCGCTTGAGCGTCAGCTCCGCGACACATGTGGGGCAGGGCGTGACCGCGACCGGCACCTTCCACCCGCGTGGCAAGGAGCATTTCATTCCGTTCATGGAGAAGCTGCTGGCCGAAGGCGGGATGTTCTTCCGGAATGGCTCCGGCGCCTTGATGACCGCCTACGTGGCCGCCGGACGGCTACTCGGTTACTACGAGACCGAGCTGAAAAGTTGGGATTGCATGGCTGGGCTGGTGCTGGTCAAGGAGGCGGGTGGCCGGGTCAATGATTTCTTCCGTAACGATGGCCTGCTCAAGGGCAACCCCTACCTTGTCGCCTGTCCAGGCGTGTATCCGCAGCTGGCGGAGATGATCGGGCCCTCGCTGGACGCCTGA
- a CDS encoding sulfite exporter TauE/SafE family protein codes for MTLSEFLLFALPAIFLTGLSKGGFGGALGGIAVPLLALAISPKQAAAVMLPILCLADVVGLRAYIGHWDKANLKVMMPGALIGIALGTLSFGMLDERLIGLLMGAIAVGFVLLGLFNRNDKPRPLQRGRGVMLSSIAGFTSFVAHAGGPPIMMHLLPQQLDKLRYVATINLFFLMTNAIKLIPYAALGQFNRENLLLSLSLAPIVPFGVWAGLWLHKRVDHAWFYRIARVGMLVAGLQLIYKHL; via the coding sequence ATGACGCTGTCTGAATTCCTGCTGTTCGCGCTGCCCGCGATCTTTCTCACCGGACTGTCCAAAGGCGGCTTCGGTGGCGCCCTCGGCGGCATTGCCGTGCCCTTGCTGGCGCTGGCCATCTCGCCCAAGCAGGCAGCGGCGGTCATGCTGCCGATCCTTTGCCTGGCCGATGTCGTAGGCCTCAGGGCGTATATCGGTCACTGGGACAAGGCGAACCTGAAGGTCATGATGCCAGGCGCACTGATTGGCATCGCGCTGGGCACGCTGAGCTTCGGCATGCTCGATGAGCGCCTGATCGGGCTGCTGATGGGCGCCATTGCGGTGGGATTCGTACTGCTCGGGCTGTTCAACCGCAACGACAAACCGCGGCCTCTGCAGCGCGGGCGCGGCGTCATGCTTTCCTCGATCGCAGGATTCACCAGCTTCGTGGCCCACGCCGGCGGGCCTCCGATCATGATGCACCTGCTGCCGCAGCAGCTCGACAAACTGCGCTATGTCGCGACCATCAACCTGTTCTTCCTGATGACCAATGCCATCAAGCTGATCCCCTACGCGGCGCTGGGCCAGTTCAATCGGGAAAACCTGCTGCTCAGCCTGAGCCTGGCGCCCATCGTACCCTTCGGCGTCTGGGCTGGACTCTGGCTGCACAAACGCGTCGATCACGCCTGGTTCTACCGTATCGCCCGCGTCGGCATGCTGGTCGCCGGGCTGCAACTGATCTACAAGCACCTCTGA
- a CDS encoding STAS/SEC14 domain-containing protein, which translates to MFHVTRIGDKRIDVDFSGKLDSIEMRFALDELMRKSEGIVHGQMLFRVGDFDMPTLGAVGVELSRIPQMFRFIRRFDRCAVVCAKEWMRKASEIEGALIPGLTVKAFDQHQATEAHNWLEGMP; encoded by the coding sequence ATGTTCCATGTAACCCGCATAGGCGATAAACGTATCGACGTGGATTTCTCCGGCAAGCTCGATAGCATCGAGATGCGCTTCGCCCTCGACGAGCTGATGCGAAAGTCCGAAGGCATCGTCCATGGCCAGATGCTCTTTCGGGTGGGCGATTTCGACATGCCCACCCTCGGTGCGGTTGGCGTCGAGCTGTCACGCATCCCGCAGATGTTCCGCTTCATACGCCGCTTTGACCGCTGCGCAGTGGTTTGCGCCAAGGAATGGATGAGGAAAGCCAGCGAGATCGAAGGCGCGCTGATTCCCGGCCTGACGGTCAAGGCATTCGACCAACATCAGGCCACCGAGGCGCACAACTGGCTGGAGGGAATGCCCTGA
- a CDS encoding mechanosensitive ion channel family protein, whose translation MPEPLIDSPRLRAFWLTLLMIACQALAATPLLAQESVATVRLDGRALFRIGATADLEARPRARQIERQLAAVLETPQGITRSRIENVGEGGESRQISVAGRTLLEVTPMDAEANGVTVDALARQWAASVDRALATAADRRDSERARFLTSIQAGIETAFARLLESATQVIPRVLAALLVLLLFWGLAVGVRALVRALFNRLGDDRTVENLVRQVSYYTVWLLGLIVAASAFGVEPGTLATGLGLTSLALGFALKDILSNFVSGLLILTLRPFELGDQIIIGETEGSVERIELRATQIRTYDGRRVLVPNAETFTSRVTNNTAAPIRRGKVVCTLGYEVDIEAVTRIMHHPLAHRERGRRRREPPDQRCRAHVAGSYADGCRSQRRYGRCLGPAMGGIGRSRPGDSRRPPRLRAGTLPHVDSGRHRNRLCPPARICDASHSQGTRRPAGAPAVLGAGGWRAGTGTGPLQPSGRRPDR comes from the coding sequence ATGCCTGAACCGCTGATCGATTCTCCACGTTTGCGTGCCTTTTGGCTGACGCTGCTGATGATCGCCTGCCAGGCACTGGCGGCGACGCCCTTGCTGGCACAGGAGAGTGTCGCCACGGTGCGCCTCGATGGTCGCGCGCTGTTTCGCATCGGTGCCACTGCCGATCTGGAGGCCAGGCCCCGGGCGCGGCAGATCGAACGCCAGCTGGCGGCCGTGCTGGAAACGCCCCAGGGCATCACCCGCTCGCGCATCGAGAACGTGGGCGAAGGCGGCGAGAGCCGCCAGATCAGCGTTGCCGGGCGCACGTTGCTGGAAGTTACGCCGATGGATGCCGAAGCCAACGGCGTTACGGTCGATGCCTTGGCCCGGCAATGGGCGGCATCGGTCGATCGCGCCCTGGCGACAGCCGCCGACCGCCGCGACTCAGAGCGGGCACGCTTCCTCACGTCGATTCAGGCCGGCATCGAAACCGCCTTTGCCCGCCTGCTCGAATCTGCGACGCAAGTCATTCCCAGGGTACTCGCCGCCCTGCTGGTGCTCCTGCTGTTCTGGGGGCTGGCGGTTGGCGTGCGGGCACTGGTACGGGCCCTCTTCAACCGTCTGGGCGACGACCGGACCGTTGAGAATCTGGTTCGCCAGGTCAGCTACTACACCGTCTGGCTACTCGGCCTGATCGTCGCGGCGAGCGCCTTCGGGGTGGAGCCCGGCACCCTTGCCACGGGCCTGGGTCTGACCAGTCTCGCGCTGGGGTTCGCGCTGAAGGACATCCTGTCCAACTTCGTCAGCGGCTTGCTGATCCTGACCTTGCGCCCTTTCGAACTGGGCGACCAGATCATCATCGGCGAGACAGAAGGCAGCGTGGAGCGCATCGAGCTGCGCGCCACCCAGATTCGCACCTACGACGGCCGGCGCGTGTTGGTACCGAACGCCGAAACCTTCACCTCCCGCGTCACCAACAACACCGCCGCGCCCATACGCCGCGGCAAGGTCGTCTGTACGCTCGGCTACGAGGTGGATATCGAGGCGGTCACCCGGATCATGCATCACCCGCTCGCGCATCGAGAACGTGGGCGAAGGCGGCGAGAGCCGCCAGATCAGCGTTGCCGGGCGCACGTTGCTGGAAGTTACGCCGATGGATGCCGAAGCCAACGGCGTTACGGTCGATGCCTTGGCCCGGCAATGGGCGGCATCGGTCGATCGCGCCCTGGCGACAGCCGCCGACCGCCGCGACTCAGAGCGGGCACGCTTCCTCACGTCGATTCAGGCCGGCATCGAAACCGCCTTTGCCCGCCTGCTCGAATCTGCGACGCAAGTCATTCCCAGGGTACTCGCCGCCCTGCTGGTGCTCCTGCTGTTCTGGGGGCTGGCGGTTGGCGTGCGGGCACTGGTACGGGCCCTCTTCAACCGTCTGGGCGACGACCGGACCGTTGA
- a CDS encoding mechanosensitive ion channel family protein, with the protein MLLLFWGLAVGVRALVRALFNRLGDDRTVENLVRQVSYYTVWLLGLIVAASAFGVEPGTLATGLGLTSLALGFALKDILSNFVSGLLILTLRPFELGDQIIIGETEGSVERIELRATQIRTYDGRRVLVPNAETFTSRVTNNTAAPIRRGKVVCTLGYEVDIEAVTRIMCRAAQHTPGVLETPPASVTLRELGSSEPVFDVEFWCDSRRSDFVFTTSEVRKALVAALRAAGVTLPDQAKQNVVLHTAKG; encoded by the coding sequence GTGCTCCTGCTGTTCTGGGGGCTGGCGGTTGGCGTGCGGGCACTGGTACGGGCCCTCTTCAACCGTCTGGGCGACGACCGGACCGTTGAGAATCTGGTTCGCCAGGTCAGCTACTACACCGTCTGGCTACTCGGCCTGATCGTCGCGGCGAGCGCCTTCGGGGTGGAGCCCGGCACCCTTGCCACGGGCCTGGGTCTGACCAGTCTCGCGCTGGGGTTCGCGCTGAAGGACATCCTGTCCAACTTCGTCAGCGGCTTGCTGATCCTGACCTTGCGCCCTTTCGAACTGGGCGACCAGATCATCATCGGCGAGACAGAAGGCAGCGTGGAGCGCATCGAGCTGCGCGCCACCCAGATTCGCACCTACGACGGCCGGCGCGTGTTGGTACCGAACGCCGAAACCTTCACCTCCCGCGTCACCAACAACACCGCCGCGCCCATACGCCGCGGCAAGGTCGTCTGTACGCTCGGCTACGAGGTGGATATCGAGGCGGTCACCCGGATCATGTGCCGGGCTGCACAGCACACCCCGGGCGTCCTGGAGACGCCGCCCGCGTCGGTCACTCTGCGCGAGCTGGGCTCGAGCGAGCCGGTGTTCGATGTGGAGTTCTGGTGCGATTCGAGGCGCTCGGATTTCGTCTTCACCACCTCGGAGGTCCGCAAGGCATTGGTCGCGGCGTTGCGTGCCGCCGGCGTCACCCTGCCCGACCAGGCCAAACAGAACGTGGTACTGCACACGGCGAAGGGCTGA
- a CDS encoding CAP domain-containing protein, with the protein MPIRHLALPAILGGRSLGQALIGSLLLAAGSVSQAADAGETERLVSLINDFRTSGEGCNGEKIEPLGPLAPVAALAAIPAGSGARMQQALRESNYRAANLQAMAVSGPTDAATVMRLFKQRYCSALLSKKFAELGVSRDGSTWQVVLAKPLLSDDLGDWREAGKAILEQVNQARREPRRCGKQSFDAAPPVSWNSKLGDTALAHSRDMAQKDYFSHQGRDGSQVSDRAQRQGYRWQRIGENIAAGQGSAEQAVSGWLASPGHCRNIMNPDFTEMGAAYATNPQSAATVYWTQVFGRPR; encoded by the coding sequence ATGCCAATTCGCCATCTCGCTTTGCCCGCCATCCTCGGCGGTCGCTCGCTGGGGCAGGCCCTGATCGGTTCGCTGTTGCTTGCCGCCGGCTCCGTCAGTCAGGCGGCAGACGCGGGCGAAACCGAGCGTCTGGTGAGCTTGATCAACGATTTCCGCACCTCCGGCGAGGGCTGCAATGGCGAGAAGATCGAACCGCTCGGCCCACTCGCCCCGGTTGCAGCGCTGGCGGCGATCCCCGCCGGCTCCGGGGCGCGGATGCAGCAAGCACTGCGCGAATCCAACTACCGGGCGGCCAACTTGCAGGCCATGGCCGTGAGCGGACCGACCGATGCGGCTACCGTGATGCGGCTGTTCAAGCAGCGCTACTGCAGTGCGTTGCTGAGCAAGAAATTCGCCGAGCTGGGTGTGTCGCGCGACGGCAGCACCTGGCAGGTGGTGCTGGCCAAGCCATTGCTGAGTGATGACCTGGGCGATTGGCGAGAGGCGGGCAAGGCCATTCTCGAGCAGGTCAACCAGGCCAGGCGCGAGCCACGTCGCTGCGGCAAGCAATCGTTCGATGCCGCTCCACCGGTAAGCTGGAATTCAAAACTGGGCGATACGGCGCTCGCTCACAGCCGGGACATGGCGCAAAAGGATTATTTCAGCCACCAGGGGCGCGACGGAAGCCAGGTCAGTGATCGCGCGCAACGCCAGGGCTATCGCTGGCAACGCATTGGCGAAAACATCGCCGCCGGCCAGGGATCGGCCGAGCAGGCGGTGTCAGGTTGGCTCGCCAGTCCGGGGCACTGCCGGAACATCATGAATCCGGATTTCACCGAAATGGGCGCCGCCTACGCGACGAATCCCCAGAGCGCGGCCACCGTCTATTGGACCCAGGTGTTCGGCCGGCCGCGCTGA
- a CDS encoding DUF3597 domain-containing protein yields the protein MSLFDKIKDKLGLGGVSNEAHKPVDPSNTPNAHARDTVVDSERPTAAHNATTTPPGAAPSLEAGGSPTAAVDVPAKLDAMAANHPEKLNWRTSIVDLLKLLGLDSSLESRKELATELGCPQDKLADSAQMNIWLHRTVMHKLAEHGGTVPPELRT from the coding sequence ATGAGTCTGTTCGACAAGATCAAAGACAAGCTGGGCCTGGGTGGCGTCAGCAACGAAGCGCACAAGCCGGTCGACCCGAGCAATACGCCGAACGCGCATGCGCGGGACACCGTCGTCGACTCGGAGCGTCCGACCGCTGCGCACAATGCGACGACCACGCCGCCTGGCGCGGCGCCAAGCCTCGAAGCCGGCGGATCGCCGACCGCCGCCGTCGATGTCCCGGCCAAGCTGGACGCCATGGCCGCCAATCATCCCGAAAAGCTGAACTGGCGGACCTCCATCGTCGATCTGCTCAAGCTGCTGGGCCTCGACAGCAGCCTGGAGTCGCGCAAGGAGCTGGCCACCGAACTGGGGTGCCCACAGGACAAGCTGGCCGACTCGGCCCAGATGAATATCTGGCTGCACCGCACCGTCATGCACAAGCTCGCCGAACACGGCGGCACCGTACCACCCGAACTGCGGACCTGA
- a CDS encoding methyl-accepting chemotaxis protein has translation MTSTLANAIQRLLRGIGLRTINLQFFFSYSLIFLCAALTAGALFMSVKDANQIDMAGAQRMLSQKMIKEALLAAQGVGNPADVDKTIERFEQSHRLLLQGDRAKGIAPVELDSAKAPLQRVDQIWQHYRPAVKALAAGQQADLKAVAADANDLLAASNEVVSLISAEANRSASQQLWVALGSTLTVLLLVVFGRIAGMNWLMLQIDELRGRLEKVSQGDFSAPLQVRHADDEIGMITIAYNRLLDQVGEMIRGVRQAADEADGQCKRMASLAGESARNVEGQQAEIDQVATAMNEMLATSQEVARSTVEAANAADIAEQETNTGSAVMNASVGAIRTLSGHVDGLSQVMQQLVQDSHEIGKVLNVISGIAEQTNLLALNAAIEAARAGEQGRGFAVVADEVRSLASRTQSSAKEVSLLVERLQSQASRAGEAMDASRQSSDTTLSQIEAAQHALGQIVAAVQTIRGMTNQIATAAEEQSQVAEDMNQSLTRIARVADQAASATHDTASSGQTIMQRMDGLKSLTGRFRLGA, from the coding sequence ATGACCAGCACCCTGGCAAACGCTATCCAACGCCTGCTGCGCGGCATTGGCCTGCGCACCATCAACCTGCAGTTCTTCTTTTCCTACAGCCTGATTTTCCTCTGTGCGGCATTGACGGCAGGTGCGCTGTTCATGTCGGTCAAGGACGCCAATCAGATCGACATGGCCGGCGCGCAGCGCATGCTCAGCCAGAAAATGATCAAGGAAGCGCTGCTCGCCGCTCAGGGCGTGGGCAATCCGGCCGATGTCGACAAGACCATCGAGCGCTTCGAGCAATCGCATCGTCTGCTGCTGCAAGGTGACCGGGCCAAGGGCATCGCGCCGGTCGAACTGGACAGTGCCAAGGCGCCGCTGCAGCGCGTCGACCAGATCTGGCAGCACTATCGGCCCGCGGTGAAAGCCCTGGCGGCCGGCCAGCAGGCCGATCTGAAGGCGGTCGCGGCCGACGCCAACGACCTGCTTGCCGCTTCCAACGAAGTGGTCTCGTTGATTTCCGCCGAGGCCAACCGCAGCGCGTCGCAGCAACTCTGGGTCGCCTTGGGCTCGACGCTGACCGTGCTGTTGCTGGTGGTGTTCGGCCGTATCGCCGGCATGAACTGGCTGATGCTGCAGATCGACGAACTGCGCGGTCGGCTGGAGAAGGTCAGCCAGGGCGATTTCTCCGCGCCGCTACAGGTGCGCCACGCTGATGACGAGATTGGCATGATCACCATCGCCTACAACCGCTTGCTCGATCAGGTCGGCGAAATGATCCGCGGCGTGCGCCAGGCGGCCGATGAGGCTGATGGCCAGTGCAAGCGCATGGCGAGCCTGGCCGGCGAGAGCGCTCGCAACGTCGAAGGTCAGCAGGCCGAGATCGACCAGGTGGCTACCGCGATGAACGAGATGCTCGCAACCTCCCAGGAAGTGGCCCGCAGCACCGTGGAGGCGGCCAACGCCGCCGACATAGCCGAGCAGGAAACCAACACGGGAAGCGCTGTCATGAACGCGTCGGTGGGTGCTATCCGTACCCTCAGCGGGCATGTCGATGGTCTGTCGCAGGTTATGCAGCAGCTGGTGCAGGACAGCCACGAAATCGGCAAGGTACTCAACGTGATCAGCGGCATCGCCGAGCAGACCAATCTGTTGGCGCTCAACGCCGCGATCGAAGCCGCCCGCGCTGGTGAGCAGGGCCGTGGCTTCGCGGTAGTCGCCGACGAAGTCCGTAGCCTGGCCAGCCGGACGCAGAGTTCGGCCAAGGAAGTCAGCCTGTTGGTCGAGCGCCTGCAAAGTCAGGCCTCGCGCGCCGGCGAAGCCATGGACGCCTCGCGGCAAAGCAGCGACACGACGTTGAGTCAGATCGAGGCGGCTCAACATGCGTTGGGGCAGATCGTCGCGGCGGTGCAGACGATCCGCGGCATGACCAACCAGATAGCCACTGCGGCCGAGGAGCAATCGCAGGTTGCCGAGGACATGAATCAGTCGCTGACGCGCATCGCCCGGGTCGCCGACCAAGCGGCCAGCGCCACGCACGATACCGCCAGTTCCGGACAGACGATTATGCAACGTATGGATGGGTTGAAGTCGCTTACTGGCCGGTTCCGACTGGGCGCGTGA